The following nucleotide sequence is from Aedes aegypti strain LVP_AGWG chromosome 3, AaegL5.0 Primary Assembly, whole genome shotgun sequence.
ttctgtcaaacacacaagaatacggtggcgctatctatgctttccatagcggctgttttggttattttaatgatccattgtagctcgattgtctattcactgcacttgaacttttcccctatcaaTAATTTAACtatacaaaaaacgcaaatttgtagaagacgaaacttcaccgcatgccaaaccacacactttattgattacgcctgtgtttttgtttatcaaattgatgggcgcatctgaaatcgaaatcaaaacacggcgagagtaaacggcgacactgcaaacaaaaaataaacaaggcgtacatggcgggcttaattgaaaccagaatgtaaacacggcgtaaaagtaataggcgacactgaaaataatatcgattacaggctcataacattgggcgatactggcattcttgagtgcgtttaaggcgaaaccttataatatttctttagtacgaaatagctagggaaattgtaggagatgtgtgtggtattgatgaggattttaaaactaggtttataaaatgtgtattaaagtgaaaattttaaagtttgagtatattttctccaattgggattaaaaattgcacatgagaatttcattggttattttctcattgttattgaattgtcagataggcccttatcgcgaatccctctcgaaatCGAAATGTGAAAGAGAACGACACGCTTAAATAAATCAATACTAAAAGGCTTAAATATCATACTAAAACCATATTCAGTCTATTCACTCCATGCAATGAATATTGTTTAATTATACCCCTCATAGTATAAACGGTTTTTATCAATCATAATGCTTAATTGTGCGATATTATTTAGCGGCCgttgtttttttgtttatatcCAAACCACATGGCCAGAAATATGCAAATTAGATAGAGAAAATCAAGaataaattgtcaaaaatattacatttattcaaaaacaaGCTTCATTACCGCATTTTTAACTGAACGACGATGCAGTGCTCCGATCATTTTAGAAATTCAACACAGCTGCTTTACCCAGGTGTAATCGGGATTCTCGGAATCCTTTCGACGTCTTGCAAAGTTCCGGATATGTCTGCCATCGCAACCTCCTAAATGCCAACTCGCTCTGCCACCAGTACCGTCCGGTCACATTCTGCAGATTGCCGTCATTACTCCATCCGAAAACACACGCAATCGATTGAGGAAGATGTCGAACTATGTCTTCCAGGCGGCCCACCCGGTCAGATAGAATTTCCACCGGTATCCGCCGTTTCTGCAACAGGAGGAACACTATAATCCTATGGGTTATCTCGGCCTTGTTTACCATCCTCGGGGTATCTGATTGTTTTAACACGAGTCAGGTTCACGCCTGGTGGctgaaattttacagatgttTGTTAATCGTACTCAATTTGTTAAGTATAGCCTTTAATACTTACTTTGGGACACTATGAGTCCgaagaaattattgatttataaATCTGAATGCTGACAAATTCAGAAAAACAACTCACGAACACGTTTTTTAGAAATAACTGGTTGCAGCTGAAATTGATAACAAAAACCACCAAGTCCCAAGTATAGCACGCAATAGTCAAAATCCATTGAaggtaataattttcaaaaatacatggTAAAGTATAAAACATATGTTGATGATGCATATTTCATACGCTGgacaaaacttaaaattttaaaatgccgCAGTTGTATTAAATAATACCCTAAATAGTATATCCAAAGTTCTCCGTGGACAGCACACAACATTTGCGCCTGACGGTTATGCAACCTGCATTGAAAAGGGAAATCATATTAGGGTTTCACGCCGACGCAGCAACCAATGTGCACAGACCTAAAAAATTTAGGTCGAAGTGAAAACTGATGTTAACTGTTTTTTTGTGAAGCAtcaataggggcccagatagccgtagcggtaaaccagctttttacgctagcatgccataaatTTTGATTCACCCCCTTCTGACATGTCTTGCGtacactatatttttttatagttcGATCGAAGCAAGCTTCGTGGAAATGAAAATTTGTGTTGTtgacatcagatttttttttttaattggtttcCACGGCCTTGAAATATCGAATATGTTTCTAATTTTTCCAGTGTTTTGCTATCTTTTAAATAAATGAGGAGCAGTGAACAGTAGCTAATCGATGCCAATAGTAGCTGAAGTGACTTTATGCAGGAATAACTCCgattttcgtttgaaaatgcgcTGTAACCATCGAGTCCCGCTTACTTTTTCACGGAAGtcattttattcttaaaaatgTGCAGTGTTAAATCGCCCCTATTCGTATTTTTAGAACTGCATTGAATAGTTTTGTGTTGGCTGATTTACTATTAATATTTTGAGAGCATTTGACATAGAGGTTCATTGCAtattctttagaaaaaaaaacttcctaaGAACTAattaatgtaatattttttctacCTTTTTTTGTAAACTGTTGTAATCCTAGACCAATTAGAATTACAATTTTAATGTTCTAGAGAAAAATTAtcaacctgatttttttttctatacaaactacacgcaaacaaattttttgtataatctaccgaatccatggtagaattaagaaccgctccaacgattttcaaccgactacaaaaatctgttaagtttactataatcggattcagtagtttctacaataaaattcatttcagtgtagcgTTCATCCAGAATGTTCAACCCTAATCAAATAGTCCACAAAACAATGCTTGTGGCGAGGCGGAGAATAGCAGGTGCCACGGGGAATGtgtctattgatttttttttaggaattcactGTCCAATGCTTTGTAACGTATCTCACTACAATTAAAAAAACGATTGCAAATTTGGTGCATGTGTCGGAAAAAATTAAGTGATTGGTTTTCATTGgttcatccagggattttccAAGCAGCACCAAAAATTTCTCATACTCCGATTGACATCATTTAATTAAAACGATGATTCCTACAATATGGCACCTTAAACAGTATAATGAAATACAGTTATTTGAATACCAAAAATAAAAGAGAATTTAAATACTTGGAAATTCTTCATAAACgaggtgaaaatttttgacaaatgaATCAACAAACGCAATTCATTTCCTACTAAGATCAAATCATGAAAACTGAAGGCAAGAAACGTCAAAATCAATTCATCCCTcgttgttttatagctagcgtaaaagctggattcagcatgaccatgctgagggtcgtgggttcgaatcccgctggccagtgatgcattttgaactgaacgcgagccaaaaatgaacggagcaagttcaatttttgcacgagaacgcagtaaaCTTTGAACTCTCGAGCCAGAGCATGCCGCTGCTctcgaacggcccgttcagatCGCAAATCATTACAATTGTAATTGAAGCATGAATTTAATGTTTTATCTGGGAAACATTTCTTGAATTGATGATACAttcaatttaatcataaatCAATGTGTTTTTTCTTACTTTGAGCACCTTAAAACCAACATTAGCATGATGAGATGGCGTGAAATGTGTCAAAACAATCTGCGTTCACTTTTCTGCTCTCGAGGGTTCAactttttgaactgaacaatgagcaagcctacttACTAAactgaactggaacgcgaactgaacgcgttcaaatgcatcactgccgctggtcgaggatcttttcgtaataggaaattttctcgattccaagggcatagagtatcttcgtacctgccacacgatatacacttgcaaaaatggtcattcggtaaagaaagctctcagttaataactgtggaagtgctcataagaacactaatctgagaagcaggctttgtcccagtcgggacgtaacgcaaaaaaaaagaagattgaAGCATCAACCAATGATGATATTTTATCATTATGAAAGAAAACACACTTTTTtctttgatatttgcatttggAAACTATCTGAAGTCGCGAAACCATTCGCGTCAAATAAGGCACCGAGACCCGATGGTATTCAAAATGTTTTGACGGGTGTTAGGTTTGTAGGCTTCACTGATAAAATAGTCTACGGCGAATGGATGGAGGAAGTATAGTTGACTTCAGCGCACTCTATCTTCATAGTTGATGAACGGATAAAGTCTGGGAAACTGGGATTGGCCCCTCACAAAACTAAGGTAGTGGcagtcaacaaccgcaagtccgagcaaccgGCGCTTACCTCGGTAGGTGATTGTACCATAAAATCCAAACAATTTCTTAAGCATCTCGGAGTACTATTTTGTTTCACAAAACATAAAAAgaaattattttgtataattCCTCCGCGTTGTCGAGGCTTCAGAACACTTAACTTTCTAATGGTGGATGAAGACTTTGATTCCACtttgcttcaatttttttttaatttctttattagtatcattccaaacattacattcatttcttatatctaggtgttctgtgttattagacaacactatcatcctaatttggtaaaacaaatttaagattttattaacattttgttaacaacatataacatttcatttgccgtagaagttcagattttttacaggtgagttgatttcacctgcttataagagaaaaaaacgctttaaatatacttaacctaacttaacctaaacatataacgcattaatcgtggcaatagaagattgtaacgatttttgcctgaaattattaattattttatttgacatttgttccaatgtttcaacattgtatattctatgtaactcattggtactataccagggaggaaacctcagaaccattttcaaaattttattttgaattctctgcagagctttcttcctggtattacaacagctagtccatattggttcagcatacaacatggctggcctgaaaatttgtttgaatatcaaaagcttgttcttaagacaaagttttgattttctattaataaggggataaagacattttacatatttattacatttggcttgaatgcccgcaatgtgatttttgaaagttaaattcttatcaagcatgagccctagatacttaacttcatctgaccaatttattggaacccctctcatcgtgacaacatgtctacttgaaggtttcaaataaagagcttttggtttatgtgggaatattattagttgagttttggaagcattaggagaaatcttccatttttgcaagtatgaagaaaaaatatccaaacttttttgcaatcgactacagatgacacgcaggcttcgtcctttggcggagaggcctgtgtcatcagcaaacaaaattttttgtcatccctgaggtaactcaggtaagtcagatttgaaaatattgtatgatattggtcccaaaatgctgccttggggaacaccagctcttacagaaagtctttcagacctggagttctgataatttacctgaagtgcacgatttgacagataactttgaaatattctaacagttggaaaattaatgtttcttaattttacgatcaaaccttcatatcaaacactgtcgaatactttttctatgtctagaagagcaagaccagtagagtagcattcagatttgttggaacgggtCAAATTTGTCACACGTATAAGTTGATAAGTGGTCggatgtccatggcggaatccgaactgttcattggcaaaaattgaattttcgttgatgggggccatcattctgttcaaaaagtttactgatggaggaaagcaaattggttggacgatagctagaagcttctgcaggatttttgtctggttttaaaattggaacaaccttagcatttttccatttgtcaggaaaatatgctaattgaaaacatttgttaaatatatcagcTAAAAATGATAAACTACTTTCTAGGAGTTTCTTTATGAGGATGTATAAAATTcaatcatcgccaggagctttcatatttttgaattttccaataatagttctcagttcttgaaaaatcagtctcacaggtattttcgaaaatgttctcttgattgagaatattttcgaagtcctgagtaacttgattttaaattggactagtaagtcctaaattaaaattgtgcgcactttcaaactgcatagcaagtttttgagctatttcgcagttagttagtaataatttgttttcctttttcaatgccGTTATTGGCTtcggggttttttttttcaaaattatagataatttccaaaagggcttagagccagtgtccaaatgagaaatttttttttttttcaaaatttcatattgtgcaaaacatttcttgatttctttctgcgaatcctgccatataattttcaaagcaggatggcgagtgcattgaaattgccttctcctcacgttttaaagacggatcaagagtttaagatcatcgtctataatcacggattcaaattttacttctcattttggaattgcaatgctcctggcttcaacaatggaatttgttaaagtttcaagagcgtTATCAATATAAAGGTTTGgttgtaaagaaatgtttacATCAAAATTaggagtcaatatatgtttcatatatattccagtcggctcgaaaacaattgaaagtggagctgataggattgagaatcgcttcatgggatatttgaaatgtaacggggatatgatcagaatcaaaatcagcatgagtaattaattggctacaaagatgactagagtcggttaagactaaAAGAaacgtagatggatttctagaagaggaaaaacatgtagggctatcagggtattgaattgagaaatatcctgaagagctgtcatcaaataaaattctgccgttggaattattccatgagcgatgtttggcattaaagtcaccaatgacaaaaaattttgactttttgcgagtcagtttggagcgctgtccagagcattgaaaaggcaaaaaggcagctatgaaagtatatttaccaagctgtgtttcaactgaaacacctaaggtttcaaaaactttagtttcaaatgacgaaaatagttgatgttttatacgcctataaatgatgattgcaactccctcaCATGTCCCACCAAgtcgatcattatgataaacaaaaaagttaggatctcttttgagtttagatccaggtttcaaatacgtttcagtaataactgctatatgcacgttattagctgtaagaaaattaatcagcccgtcctctttaccattaagagaacgagcattcaaatttaaaatatttaaattattattcggatccattagaaaaacgtaatccactAACAATTTAATTAGTAAAtgttacacctacttggactgcttcagtcatagtggaggCATTgagcattgcatcaatcattagattcaacaATTGAATTATTGTTCAGTTAGGAACGAAGACAATCCATTGCGAAGATCAACCGCCATCGGTTCGCAACACTAGCGCATGATAAGCAGCGCCATCCCTTGGCGGGCACTGTAAACAATGTGACATTTGACTCACTCACACACATAAACTGTGCACATTAAAAACATTCGATATTTTCCCCTCTTAACTTTTATGTAAACAGACGAGTGCCGGCTTTCTtataaagttttgtttataaaaagATTGTGACCTATATTATTCTTGCAGAATGGCCAACTTTACCCCTGCGGATGTAGTTCTTGCGCTGCTTGATCGGTACGGGACCGGATTCCGCCCAAAGGATGACCCATTTtttatggagggaaatttttACAACAAAAAGTTCGTCAAGCTAGGAGTACTCAGTGAGATTTCTCAAAACGATAACGATGACGAACAACAACATGAAACGTAATTATTTTAGTTTACTGTAAATGTCGGGAATGAGCGAATGGAATGATTGATTTATTACAGACGAATCGTGTGTAACGTTCCGGATTGTCAGTACAGTTCCACCTCTGTAGGTGACTATGAGTCTCATTACAACTCCCAGCATCGCTACTCGTGTGGAGAATGTAAGAAGACTCTTCCCAACGCTCACCTGTTGGACTTGCATCTGTCGGAATCGCATGACTCCTACTTCGCTGCACAAGTCCAATCCGGAAAGCATCCGATGGTGAGCTCTTTTCTTGTAAACTAACGTTTAACGattgataaaatatattttcgtcGCAGTTCTCATGTTTCCTGGAAGAATGCAAGCACAAAAGCCAAACTCCGGAAGCGCGTC
It contains:
- the LOC5574187 gene encoding protein lethal(2)k10201, with amino-acid sequence MANFTPADVVLALLDRYGTGFRPKDDPFFMEGNFYNKKFVKLGVLSEISQNDNDDEQQHETRIVCNVPDCQYSSTSVGDYESHYNSQHRYSCGECKKTLPNAHLLDLHLSESHDSYFAAQVQSGKHPMFSCFLEECKHKSQTPEARRDHCIKEHKFPHNFRFDQRVFTHKKSNRSRASLSESSVTDQHMEVETSAESGSSAVVKNTKNFNFGHSKVRSFKSDKSAKKSDILESNRMVVDLLESLPKE